One Persicobacter psychrovividus DNA window includes the following coding sequences:
- the fabD gene encoding ACP S-malonyltransferase: protein MKAYVFPGQGAQFPGMGKDLYEGNEKAKALFEQANEILGFRITDIMFEGTAEELKQTNVTQPAVFLDSVIKALVADEFNPDMVAGHSLGEFSALVAAGALSFEDGLKLVAQRAEAMQEACKINPSTMAAVLGLTDEQVEELCNGIDGVVAANYNCPGQLVISGSKDGIAVAIEKAKEAGAKRALPLPVGGGFHSPEMEPAREKLAAAIQSTTFSAPKCPIYQNVTAQASTDVETIKGNLVAQLTAPVKWTQSVQNMVADGATTFVESGPGKVLQGLVKKIHRPATVSAI, encoded by the coding sequence ATGAAAGCATACGTTTTCCCTGGTCAGGGAGCTCAGTTCCCAGGCATGGGCAAGGATCTTTACGAAGGTAACGAAAAGGCGAAAGCCCTTTTTGAGCAAGCCAACGAGATTTTAGGTTTCCGCATTACCGACATCATGTTTGAAGGCACTGCTGAAGAACTCAAACAAACCAATGTTACGCAGCCTGCTGTTTTCCTGGATTCTGTAATCAAAGCATTAGTTGCTGATGAGTTTAATCCAGATATGGTTGCCGGACATTCCTTAGGGGAATTTTCTGCCTTGGTGGCTGCAGGAGCACTCTCTTTCGAAGATGGGCTGAAATTGGTAGCGCAACGCGCTGAGGCCATGCAGGAAGCCTGCAAAATCAACCCTTCGACAATGGCTGCTGTTCTTGGCCTTACTGATGAGCAGGTGGAAGAACTTTGTAACGGCATCGACGGCGTGGTAGCGGCAAACTACAACTGCCCAGGCCAGTTGGTGATCTCCGGCAGCAAAGACGGCATTGCCGTAGCCATTGAAAAAGCCAAAGAAGCAGGAGCTAAACGCGCACTTCCATTACCTGTCGGCGGTGGTTTTCACTCCCCAGAAATGGAGCCTGCCCGTGAGAAATTAGCAGCGGCAATTCAGTCCACTACTTTTTCAGCACCAAAATGCCCCATTTATCAAAACGTGACGGCACAAGCTTCTACAGACGTAGAAACGATCAAAGGAAACTTGGTCGCACAACTTACTGCTCCAGTAAAATGGACACAGTCGGTACAAAATATGGTCGCTGACGGCGCCACAACTTTTGTGGAGTCCGGACCTGGAAAAGTATTACAAGGATTGGTGAAGAAAATTCACCGTCCGGCCACGGTGAGTGCCATCTAA
- the msrA gene encoding peptide-methionine (S)-S-oxide reductase MsrA — protein MKKIVGVFLFLLIQSALMAQSNSNIELKEKPMEIATLGGGCFWCVEAVMQRLNGVVSVVSGYEGGSVENPTYKQISSGLTGHAEVVQVTYQPDIIDYKTILEVFFTTHDPTTLNRQGNDVGTQYRSVIFYNSPEQKQIADKVIADFNNEQLYPDPIITEVSPSKTFYKAEEYHQNYYNENADKNPYCSFVVAPKVQKLRKKFKHLLKAE, from the coding sequence ATGAAAAAAATTGTCGGCGTATTCTTATTCTTACTTATACAAAGTGCCTTAATGGCGCAATCAAATTCAAACATTGAACTAAAAGAAAAACCCATGGAAATTGCTACCCTTGGCGGAGGCTGCTTTTGGTGTGTGGAGGCTGTGATGCAACGACTCAATGGTGTTGTGTCGGTAGTTTCCGGATACGAAGGCGGATCTGTTGAAAACCCTACCTACAAACAAATATCTTCCGGACTTACAGGGCATGCTGAAGTTGTACAGGTCACCTATCAGCCAGACATCATCGACTATAAAACCATTCTCGAGGTCTTCTTCACCACCCATGACCCCACCACCCTGAACCGTCAGGGGAACGATGTGGGCACTCAATACCGATCGGTGATCTTTTACAACAGCCCCGAGCAAAAGCAAATTGCCGACAAGGTGATTGCCGACTTCAACAACGAGCAGCTGTACCCAGACCCGATTATTACTGAAGTCAGTCCCTCAAAAACATTTTATAAGGCCGAGGAATATCATCAGAACTATTACAATGAAAATGCCGACAAAAACCCTTATTGCTCTTTTGTAGTGGCGCCGAAGGTGCAGAAACTCCGAAAAAAGTTTAAACACTTACTTAAAGCCGAATAA
- a CDS encoding class I SAM-dependent methyltransferase, whose amino-acid sequence MADFYKNASTAQQYIKMTADYDSHFFSTAALPHLKAGGTALELGTGPGNDLHWLKAHLKVTASDNSPFFMEHIKANHPEVDVLEISAEAIQTDKTFDAIISNKVLHHLKNDDLESSIKGQAANLNDGGVAIHTFWWGAHEEEIMEMCFNYHQEQDLETAFGKHFELIKIERYTEIEENDSVLVIAKKK is encoded by the coding sequence ATGGCTGATTTCTATAAAAATGCCAGCACGGCACAACAATATATTAAAATGACTGCCGACTATGACAGTCATTTTTTTTCGACAGCAGCACTACCCCACCTCAAAGCAGGTGGCACGGCACTGGAGCTTGGTACTGGGCCAGGCAACGACCTCCACTGGTTAAAGGCACACCTCAAGGTAACGGCTTCCGACAACTCCCCATTCTTTATGGAGCATATTAAAGCCAACCATCCTGAAGTGGATGTTTTGGAAATTTCTGCGGAAGCCATTCAGACGGATAAAACATTTGATGCCATCATTTCCAATAAGGTTTTGCATCATTTGAAGAATGACGATCTTGAAAGTTCAATTAAAGGGCAGGCGGCGAATCTTAACGATGGAGGCGTGGCCATTCACACCTTTTGGTGGGGGGCTCATGAAGAGGAAATCATGGAGATGTGCTTTAATTACCATCAGGAGCAAGACCTTGAAACTGCTTTTGGGAAGCATTTTGAACTGATTAAAATTGAACGCTACACCGAGATCGAAGAGAATGACTCGGTATTGGTGATTGCCAAAAAGAAATAA
- a CDS encoding GNAT family N-acetyltransferase, translating to MALTFELKHYEQLSKDEFFDIAKLRIDVFIVEQHCPYPDLDDTDKQCFHFMMKKDGELAGYVRLIETDKSPLKKLGRIIIAPDFREDRLGKVLVQEALKATHQQFPTAEQVAISAQQIIIPFYNKVGFKEEGPIYLEDRIPHRKMVYTF from the coding sequence ATGGCCTTGACCTTTGAATTAAAACACTACGAACAGCTCAGCAAAGACGAATTTTTTGATATCGCCAAACTGCGCATCGATGTCTTTATTGTGGAGCAACACTGTCCTTATCCAGACTTGGACGACACCGATAAGCAATGCTTTCATTTTATGATGAAAAAAGACGGAGAACTTGCGGGCTACGTCCGGCTAATTGAGACCGATAAATCCCCCCTTAAAAAATTGGGACGCATCATCATTGCTCCTGATTTTCGGGAGGATCGCCTGGGCAAAGTCCTTGTTCAAGAAGCACTGAAAGCAACACACCAACAATTCCCAACCGCTGAACAGGTTGCCATTTCAGCCCAACAGATCATCATTCCATTTTACAATAAGGTTGGCTTTAAAGAAGAGGGGCCTATCTACCTGGAGGATCGCATTCCGCATAGAAAGATGGTTTATACTTTTTAA
- a CDS encoding SDR family oxidoreductase has translation MKYNEGMLKPEALAGKTIIVTGGGTGLGRSMSQYFLELKANVVICSRKKEVLEAAATDLMNKTGGQVLAVPCDVREVDQVQAVIDAAVERFGGVDVLLNNAAGNFISPTERLSPRAFAIILDIVLKGTSNFTLAMGDYWIKNQKAGTILNIVTTYAWTGSGYVVPSAAAKAGVLAMTRSLAVEWAKYNIRSNAIAPGPFPTEGAWSRLLPGELAQKFDPARRVPLKRVGEHQELANLAAYLVSDYSAYMNGEVVTIDGGEWLKGAGEFNGLDKITPEMWDMFEAMRKK, from the coding sequence ATGAAGTATAATGAAGGTATGCTGAAGCCTGAGGCGCTTGCCGGCAAAACCATTATCGTAACTGGCGGAGGAACAGGCCTTGGCCGTTCGATGTCTCAGTATTTTTTGGAATTGAAAGCCAATGTGGTCATTTGCAGCCGTAAAAAAGAGGTGCTTGAAGCTGCGGCTACCGACCTGATGAACAAAACGGGCGGTCAGGTGCTGGCAGTTCCCTGTGATGTTCGGGAGGTGGATCAGGTGCAGGCGGTGATTGATGCCGCAGTCGAGCGGTTTGGTGGGGTGGATGTGTTACTGAACAATGCCGCGGGGAACTTTATCAGCCCTACTGAACGACTCTCGCCCCGTGCATTTGCCATTATACTGGATATTGTACTGAAGGGGACATCGAACTTCACTTTAGCGATGGGCGATTACTGGATAAAAAATCAAAAAGCAGGGACGATTCTGAATATCGTGACCACTTATGCATGGACAGGCAGTGGCTATGTGGTACCATCGGCGGCAGCAAAAGCAGGTGTGCTGGCCATGACCCGCTCCTTGGCGGTAGAGTGGGCAAAGTATAATATTCGGAGCAATGCCATTGCGCCAGGGCCTTTTCCTACTGAAGGGGCTTGGAGCCGATTGCTGCCAGGAGAGTTGGCGCAGAAATTTGACCCAGCTCGTCGTGTACCGTTGAAACGCGTGGGAGAACATCAGGAGTTGGCCAATCTTGCGGCCTATCTGGTGTCGGATTATTCGGCCTATATGAATGGAGAGGTGGTAACGATTGACGGTGGTGAGTGGCTTAAAGGAGCCGGGGAATTCAATGGCCTGGACAAAATTACCCCTGAAATGTGGGATATGTTTGAGGCGATGCGGAAGAAGTAG
- the lpcA gene encoding D-sedoheptulose 7-phosphate isomerase yields METQQQILRELEEAQKVLSDFIADQRNIEIIEKAAKLMSDAIASGHKVMSCGNGGSHCDAMHFAEELSGRYRNNRPALAGLAIADTSHISCVGNDYGFDFIFSRFIEGLGQPGDVLLGLSTSGNSKNVKLAFEAAKSKGIKTVALTGKDGGEMAGIADLEIRVPHFGYADRIQEIHIKVIHILIQLIEKNLGYA; encoded by the coding sequence ATGGAAACACAACAGCAAATTCTACGCGAGCTCGAGGAAGCACAAAAGGTGCTGAGTGATTTCATTGCCGACCAGCGCAATATTGAAATCATTGAAAAAGCGGCAAAACTCATGAGCGACGCTATTGCAAGCGGCCACAAAGTAATGTCGTGCGGAAATGGGGGCAGCCACTGCGACGCCATGCATTTTGCCGAAGAACTTTCCGGAAGATACCGAAATAACCGACCGGCATTGGCGGGTTTGGCAATTGCTGACACCTCCCACATTTCCTGCGTAGGCAATGACTATGGCTTTGATTTTATCTTCTCAAGATTCATCGAAGGGCTCGGACAGCCGGGTGACGTACTCCTCGGGCTAAGCACCAGCGGCAACTCTAAAAATGTTAAACTGGCCTTTGAAGCAGCCAAAAGCAAGGGAATAAAAACGGTAGCACTTACCGGAAAAGATGGGGGAGAAATGGCAGGTATCGCCGACCTCGAAATCCGTGTTCCGCATTTCGGCTATGCCGACAGAATCCAGGAAATACACATTAAGGTCATTCATATTCTTATTCAGCTGATTGAGAAAAACCTCGGCTACGCCTAA
- a CDS encoding penicillin acylase family protein — protein sequence MRTIRFIIHLTICISLIWALNRTWGKVPPLGKFLNPFEGFWQNAAYKNTHSNILEEIKLKGLKGDAKVLIDENQVPHIFTDNDYDLYFLQAYFTAKDRLWQMDFQTMASAGRLSEILGQDSLILQYDRGQRRKGMCYAAELATEAFMDHEATREMLQAYTDGANAYIENLPHRNFPIEYKILDYRPEPWTPLKSALLLKYMAQNLCASNADLENTNALVKLGKKKFDLLFPLMESGQRPIVDQPNSWGEALPQQALAAQNTTIDFPLDPGPNPLNGSNNWAVHGSKTKSGKPILCNDPHLGLNLPSIWYAMQLHSPNVNVMGASLPGAPGIIIGMNEKIAWGVTNAQRDLVDWYKIHFLDDLRNRYDLNGKVETVTNRIETIKIKNAPAFIDTVKYTVFGPVYYDQAYRSNSPYTGYAYHWIAHEKSNEVLAFHQINRAENYTAFKQAISHYDAPAQNFAYADIDNNIAMHIQGKFPIRRDEAGRFLREGNHLNNLWEGYIPANQQIYEHNPKKGFIYSANQHPVDETYPYVVAAKRFEYYRNRIIFERLNANDEWTVEDMKKLQNDNFNLQAAESLPHWLGFVDTLPLPRLHRYAYKQLSQWDYENNADTEAPTFYATWWKTLDRMLYEDFDQSEAPMMRPTAYTTIKLLKDPTHQLKFGSKRMTGTELLNLAFVEAMNTLAQEQIKGTDLHWAKFKNTSLRHLARIAPFGAKANIAGNAGSINAASADHGPSWRMIIELSAEGNQMWYTYPGGTSGNPGSPYYNNQTTGWVKGAYLKSPFFSTAPSSSSDQQLLINIQAKN from the coding sequence ATGCGAACAATACGATTTATTATTCACCTGACAATATGCATCAGCCTGATTTGGGCACTCAACCGAACTTGGGGGAAAGTCCCTCCACTCGGGAAATTCCTCAACCCTTTCGAAGGCTTTTGGCAGAATGCTGCTTACAAAAATACCCACAGCAACATCCTTGAAGAAATAAAACTCAAGGGGCTGAAAGGTGATGCCAAAGTATTGATCGATGAAAATCAGGTCCCTCATATTTTTACTGATAATGATTACGACCTGTATTTTTTGCAGGCCTACTTCACCGCTAAAGACCGCCTCTGGCAAATGGATTTTCAGACCATGGCCTCCGCAGGCCGATTATCGGAAATTCTCGGGCAAGATTCCCTCATTCTGCAATATGATCGCGGCCAGCGCAGAAAAGGCATGTGCTACGCTGCGGAATTAGCCACCGAGGCTTTTATGGACCATGAGGCAACCCGTGAAATGCTACAGGCCTACACCGATGGCGCCAATGCTTACATTGAAAACCTGCCACACCGCAACTTCCCGATAGAATACAAAATCCTTGATTATCGCCCGGAACCCTGGACACCCCTCAAGAGTGCACTCCTGCTGAAATATATGGCACAAAACCTGTGTGCCAGCAATGCCGACCTTGAAAACACCAATGCACTGGTAAAGCTGGGCAAGAAAAAATTCGACCTGCTGTTTCCACTGATGGAAAGTGGTCAGCGGCCAATTGTAGATCAGCCCAATTCCTGGGGAGAAGCCCTGCCCCAACAAGCCCTGGCGGCTCAGAATACAACCATCGACTTTCCGCTGGATCCTGGCCCCAACCCGCTGAACGGATCCAACAACTGGGCAGTTCATGGCTCAAAAACAAAATCAGGCAAGCCCATACTTTGTAACGACCCGCACCTTGGGCTAAACCTGCCCTCCATTTGGTACGCTATGCAACTGCACAGCCCGAATGTCAATGTCATGGGGGCAAGCCTTCCCGGGGCTCCTGGTATCATTATTGGGATGAATGAAAAAATCGCCTGGGGCGTTACCAATGCCCAAAGGGATTTAGTGGACTGGTATAAAATTCACTTTCTGGACGACCTGCGAAATCGCTACGATCTGAACGGAAAAGTGGAGACGGTAACCAACCGCATTGAGACCATTAAAATCAAGAATGCGCCCGCCTTTATTGACACTGTAAAATATACCGTTTTCGGACCCGTCTACTATGATCAGGCTTATCGCTCCAACAGCCCTTACACGGGCTACGCTTACCACTGGATTGCCCATGAAAAGAGCAATGAGGTACTCGCCTTTCACCAAATTAACCGAGCAGAAAACTACACCGCTTTTAAACAGGCCATCAGCCATTATGATGCTCCGGCACAAAATTTCGCCTATGCGGATATTGATAACAACATTGCCATGCACATTCAGGGCAAGTTCCCCATCCGTCGTGATGAAGCCGGACGATTCCTCCGTGAAGGGAATCACCTCAATAACCTATGGGAAGGCTATATTCCTGCCAATCAACAAATCTATGAGCACAACCCCAAAAAGGGATTCATTTATTCGGCCAATCAACATCCGGTGGATGAAACCTACCCCTATGTGGTCGCGGCCAAAAGATTTGAATATTACCGAAACCGGATCATTTTTGAGCGCTTGAATGCCAACGATGAATGGACTGTGGAGGACATGAAGAAACTGCAAAATGACAACTTTAACTTGCAGGCAGCAGAAAGCCTCCCGCACTGGCTGGGGTTTGTTGACACCCTGCCGTTACCCCGCTTGCACCGTTATGCTTACAAGCAATTAAGTCAATGGGATTATGAAAATAACGCTGACACCGAAGCCCCCACTTTTTACGCCACCTGGTGGAAAACCCTCGACCGTATGCTTTATGAGGATTTCGATCAAAGTGAAGCTCCAATGATGCGCCCTACGGCCTATACGACAATCAAATTACTCAAAGACCCTACCCATCAGCTGAAGTTTGGCAGTAAAAGAATGACAGGCACGGAACTGCTTAACCTTGCTTTTGTGGAAGCCATGAACACCCTTGCTCAGGAGCAAATTAAAGGAACTGACCTGCATTGGGCAAAATTCAAAAACACCTCCTTGCGTCACCTCGCACGTATTGCCCCTTTTGGTGCCAAGGCCAACATCGCCGGAAATGCAGGAAGCATCAATGCCGCATCGGCGGATCATGGGCCGTCATGGCGAATGATCATCGAACTATCGGCAGAAGGGAACCAAATGTGGTACACCTACCCCGGCGGAACTTCAGGCAACCCCGGAAGCCCGTACTACAACAACCAAACTACAGGCTGGGTCAAGGGGGCATACCTGAAATCACCATTTTTCAGCACCGCTCCCTCTTCCAGCAGCGACCAGCAATTATTGATCAACATTCAGGCAAAAAACTAA
- a CDS encoding HAD family phosphatase: MNNIGVIFDMDGVIIDSNNAHRGAIREFLANHGLELTEEQLIENVFGRTNADWIPYAFGEQQLTEEELKDYALEKEEIFRNIFDEEEAYVEGISEFIFHLKRNGVPMAIGTSAPIENVAFTLKKLQLDDVFDVIVDDSMVTKSKPDPQAFLICAEKLNLPNDRCVIFEDSLSGIQAAKKSGSKVIGVATTHSLYELRECDDTIENFKDLSMKNLEDLFK; this comes from the coding sequence ATGAATAACATTGGAGTGATTTTTGACATGGACGGCGTTATTATTGACAGCAATAACGCCCACAGAGGAGCAATACGGGAATTCCTTGCGAATCACGGTCTGGAACTCACCGAAGAACAATTGATTGAAAATGTTTTCGGAAGAACCAATGCCGACTGGATCCCCTACGCTTTCGGGGAGCAGCAACTCACCGAAGAAGAGCTGAAAGATTATGCACTTGAAAAAGAAGAAATCTTCAGGAATATTTTCGATGAGGAGGAAGCTTATGTGGAAGGCATCAGTGAGTTTATCTTTCACCTGAAAAGAAATGGCGTCCCTATGGCCATCGGCACTTCGGCACCCATTGAAAATGTTGCTTTCACGCTGAAAAAACTCCAACTCGACGATGTTTTCGATGTCATTGTCGATGATTCCATGGTAACCAAAAGCAAACCAGACCCACAGGCATTTTTGATCTGCGCTGAAAAACTGAATCTACCAAACGACCGATGTGTAATATTTGAAGATTCACTTTCAGGCATCCAAGCCGCAAAAAAATCCGGCTCAAAAGTCATCGGAGTGGCAACTACGCATTCGCTTTACGAACTTCGGGAATGTGACGACACCATCGAAAATTTCAAAGACTTGAGCATGAAAAACTTAGAAGATTTATTTAAATAA
- a CDS encoding radical SAM protein has translation MKESSNIHTAKSNDLKHPDRVPYLLACDAEGNMFEEEDYEVIGRSGTRLMGLKPEDFIELPEGSEFFNMPCRHPYGMNKHTGEVELLEDVYAVAAFVSPAYTQTFMPAYEETDGAETLPLYAYTAVGWLDDKFYTTAVRIDPDPRQDFENFDCEEIEQKTVETMQEFSENRLIQHLGANCSLTYSCPAARNFFMGRWEAPIPLSPACNSNCLGCISFQPDEHGIDAMQNRIDFIPYIEEVIEMAVPHLENAPLPIVSFGQGCEGEPLLVWQLIRDVIVAIRKRTKRGIINLNTNGSKPKAVDELFKAGLDSIRVSMNSVRKDVYNKYYLPNNYEYEDVIESIKVARQHGKWASINYFTLPGFTDNKEEFETLRQVIRYTDLSMIQWRNFNIDLEWYLSKLGMEDTGEGLGVAEVMEAIHEEFPHIAYGYFNPPIEVQEKYNALREK, from the coding sequence TTGAAGGAAAGTTCAAATATCCACACTGCTAAATCAAATGATTTGAAGCACCCTGATCGTGTGCCGTACTTGTTGGCTTGCGATGCCGAGGGAAACATGTTTGAAGAGGAAGATTACGAGGTAATTGGTCGCTCGGGTACCCGATTGATGGGGCTTAAACCTGAGGACTTCATCGAATTACCGGAAGGCAGTGAGTTTTTCAATATGCCCTGCCGTCATCCTTACGGGATGAACAAACATACCGGCGAAGTAGAATTGTTGGAAGACGTTTATGCTGTGGCGGCATTCGTTTCACCTGCCTACACACAAACCTTCATGCCTGCTTATGAAGAAACTGACGGCGCTGAAACCTTGCCTTTGTATGCCTACACTGCCGTAGGTTGGTTGGATGATAAATTTTACACAACAGCAGTTCGTATTGATCCCGATCCACGTCAGGACTTCGAAAATTTTGATTGTGAGGAGATCGAGCAAAAGACCGTTGAAACCATGCAGGAATTTTCGGAAAACCGATTGATTCAGCATCTGGGTGCCAACTGTTCTTTGACTTATTCTTGTCCTGCGGCCCGCAACTTCTTTATGGGACGCTGGGAAGCGCCGATTCCATTATCACCTGCCTGTAACTCCAACTGCTTGGGTTGTATCAGCTTTCAGCCTGATGAGCATGGTATCGATGCGATGCAAAACCGCATTGACTTCATTCCATATATCGAGGAAGTAATTGAAATGGCCGTTCCGCATTTGGAAAATGCTCCATTGCCGATCGTCAGCTTTGGTCAGGGATGTGAAGGTGAGCCTTTGTTGGTATGGCAATTGATCCGTGATGTGATTGTTGCTATTCGTAAACGCACCAAGCGAGGAATCATCAACTTGAACACCAATGGATCGAAACCAAAAGCGGTGGATGAGCTATTCAAGGCTGGCTTGGACAGTATCCGTGTGAGCATGAACTCGGTTAGAAAAGATGTTTACAATAAATATTACCTGCCGAACAATTACGAATACGAGGATGTGATTGAGTCGATCAAAGTTGCCCGTCAGCATGGCAAATGGGCGTCGATCAACTACTTCACCTTGCCTGGTTTTACGGATAACAAAGAAGAGTTTGAAACGCTTCGTCAGGTGATCCGCTATACCGATCTGAGCATGATTCAGTGGCGTAATTTCAATATTGATCTGGAGTGGTACCTGTCGAAATTGGGTATGGAAGACACCGGCGAAGGCTTGGGTGTTGCCGAAGTGATGGAGGCAATTCATGAAGAATTCCCGCACATTGCTTATGGATACTTCAACCCACCAATCGAAGTGCAGGAGAAATATAATGCGTTGAGAGAAAAATAA
- a CDS encoding thiol-disulfide oxidoreductase DCC family protein, with protein MGENRKIILFDGVCNLCSWAVNFIIDHDPQGKFLFASLQSDIGQQLLQRAGHPNPEALDSVVLIEDGQWFAQSDAAVKIARHLSFPITLFKYGRLIPTPLRDSIYQWVSRNRYRWFGKQEACQLPSPELKARFL; from the coding sequence ATGGGTGAGAATCGTAAAATAATCTTATTTGACGGCGTATGTAATTTATGTTCATGGGCCGTCAATTTTATTATTGACCATGACCCACAGGGCAAGTTCCTGTTTGCTTCCTTACAGTCTGATATCGGGCAACAACTCCTGCAACGGGCAGGACACCCCAACCCTGAAGCCCTCGACTCAGTCGTTTTGATCGAGGATGGTCAATGGTTTGCCCAAAGCGATGCGGCGGTCAAAATTGCACGACACCTGTCTTTCCCCATAACATTGTTTAAATACGGCAGACTGATCCCCACCCCACTACGCGACAGCATCTATCAATGGGTTTCCCGAAACAGATACCGCTGGTTTGGCAAACAGGAGGCCTGCCAGCTCCCTTCTCCTGAATTAAAAGCTCGTTTTTTGTAA